A part of Chroococcidiopsis sp. TS-821 genomic DNA contains:
- the ispF gene encoding 2-C-methyl-D-erythritol 2,4-cyclodiphosphate synthase, producing MNIRIGNGYDIHQLSFDRRLILGGVEIPHDRGLLGHSDADVLTHAIIDAMLGALSLGDIGLYFPPTDPQWKGADSLVLLAKVNQLIRDRGWQIGNIDSVVVAERPKLKPHIQQMRSRLAEVLEVQPEQIGIKATTNEKLGPVGREEGIAAYAVVLLQQG from the coding sequence ATGAACATTCGGATTGGTAACGGCTACGACATACATCAACTCAGCTTCGATCGGCGTTTAATTTTGGGTGGTGTCGAAATTCCGCACGACCGCGGTTTACTCGGACATAGTGATGCGGATGTTCTTACACACGCGATTATAGATGCGATGCTGGGCGCTTTGAGCTTAGGTGATATTGGGTTATATTTTCCGCCGACAGATCCGCAGTGGAAAGGCGCAGATAGTTTAGTATTACTCGCGAAGGTGAATCAATTGATTCGCGATCGGGGCTGGCAAATTGGTAATATTGACTCGGTAGTCGTCGCAGAACGCCCGAAGTTAAAACCGCATATTCAACAAATGCGATCGCGGCTTGCAGAAGTTTTAGAAGTCCAACCTGAACAAATTGGCATTAAAGCGACAACAAACGAAAAATTAGGTCCCGTCGGTAGAGAAGAAGGAATTGCAGCGTATGCGGTAGTGTTACTGCAACAAGGTTAG
- a CDS encoding SMP-30/gluconolactonase/LRE family protein, with translation MSSINESPKNILAARARLGEGPCWHSQKQLLYWVDIYNHRVHEFDSSTGEHKFFDVGEVVGCVAPAGTNRLIMALRHRLAFLDTKNGEVTPIVDVEPEKPSDIRLNDGKCDPAGRFWFGSMSTSGPRARLFRYDPDGSLQVVLTGLTVSNGLGWSPDQKTFYLTDSPLKKIYAFDYDVKRGDISHQRVFAEIDIDSGVPDGLTVDRDGCIWSAIWDGWCIVKFDPTGKEMARISMPVQRPTCCVFGDRDLATLYITTASVGLSEEEIQKSFYSGDLFSLATNTSGMPTYEFAG, from the coding sequence ATGAGTTCTATTAATGAATCGCCAAAAAACATTCTCGCAGCTAGAGCCAGATTAGGCGAGGGTCCTTGTTGGCATTCACAAAAGCAGTTACTGTACTGGGTGGATATTTATAACCACCGCGTTCACGAATTTGACTCATCAACAGGCGAACACAAATTCTTTGATGTCGGTGAAGTAGTTGGCTGTGTTGCGCCCGCAGGAACAAACCGCTTGATTATGGCGCTACGCCATCGCTTGGCGTTTTTAGATACGAAGAATGGTGAAGTCACGCCAATTGTTGATGTTGAACCAGAAAAGCCTTCGGATATTCGTTTGAATGATGGAAAATGCGATCCGGCGGGGCGTTTTTGGTTTGGTTCTATGTCTACGAGTGGACCTCGAGCGCGGTTGTTTCGCTACGATCCGGATGGTTCGTTACAGGTTGTTTTAACAGGTTTAACAGTGTCAAATGGACTAGGGTGGAGTCCAGATCAAAAGACGTTTTATTTAACGGATTCACCCTTAAAGAAGATTTACGCCTTTGACTATGACGTGAAGAGGGGCGATATCAGTCATCAACGCGTATTTGCGGAGATTGATATTGATTCTGGCGTTCCTGATGGCTTAACAGTAGACCGCGATGGGTGCATTTGGTCGGCGATTTGGGATGGCTGGTGTATAGTTAAGTTCGATCCTACCGGAAAAGAGATGGCACGTATCTCTATGCCTGTGCAGCGTCCTACGTGTTGCGTTTTTGGCGATCGCGATTTAGCAACACTTTATATTACAACTGCGTCAGTTGGTTTAAGCGAAGAAGAAATTCAAAAAAGCTTCTATTCAGGAGACTTATTTAGCCTCGCTACGAATACTTCAGGTATGCCTACTTACGAATTTGCAGGGTAA